CGCCGAGCAGATGCGCGCAGCCCTGACGGAGCAGACGTGGGATGTGGTGCTGGCGGATTATCATCTCCCCGAGTTCAGCGCCCCCAAGGCCCTGCAACTGCTCCACGAGCTGGGGCTGGATATTCCTTTTGTGGTGGTTTCCGGCGGCATCGGCGATGACATCGCTGTGGAGTGCATGCGCTCGGGGGCGCATGATTACCTGATGAAGGGGAATCTCGCGCGCCTGGCGCCGGCGGTGGAGCGCGAGCTGCGCGAAGCCAAGGTGCGGGCCGCCCGGGCCGAGGCCGAGCAGCAGATGCGCGAGAGCGAGCTGCGCTACCGTCTGCTGTGGGAGACATGCCCGGATGCCGTTTTGTTGATGGATGCCAACGGCTACATTCAGTTTGCCAATCCCGCGGTGGAGACGGTGTTTGGGTACAAGCCGGTGGAGTTGCTGGGGCGCAACGTCACGTTGCTGCAGCCGCCGGAGCTGCGCGAGGCCAATCCGCTGGCCTTTGTGGAATACGTGCGCAGCGGGCGCCGCCAAAGCGGGTGGATGGCGTGTGAGACGGTGGGGCTGCGCAAGGATGGCCGGCGGGTGATCATTGAAATCAGCGCCAGTGAAATGGTGTTGCAGGGCCAGCGGCGGTATGTGGGTTTCATTCGCGACATCACGGAGCGCAAAAAGGCCGAGGAGGCCCTGCGTGCCCGGGAGCAGGAAATGCAGGTGGCGCGTGAAATCCAGCGGCTGCTTTTTCCCGCCAGCGCCCCGCAATTGGAGGGATTTGACATCAGCGGCGCCTCGTTTCCCGCGGATGCCGCCTGCGGCG
This sequence is a window from Verrucomicrobiia bacterium. Protein-coding genes within it:
- a CDS encoding PAS domain S-box protein; the protein is MSMSASASPASATPRPLRVLVVEDSEFDARVMLNELRMGGYEPHYKRVETAEQMRAALTEQTWDVVLADYHLPEFSAPKALQLLHELGLDIPFVVVSGGIGDDIAVECMRSGAHDYLMKGNLARLAPAVERELREAKVRAARAEAEQQMRESELRYRLLWETCPDAVLLMDANGYIQFANPAVETVFGYKPVELLGRNVTLLQPPELREANPLAFVEYVRSGRRQSGWMACETVGLRKDGRRVIIEISASEMVLQGQRRYVGFIRDITERKKAEEALRAREQEMQVAREIQRLLFPASAPQLEGFDISGASFPADAACGDYFDYLPMPSGRWGLVVADITGHGVGPALLMAETRAYLRLLTRNREKVEEILSLANRTLVEDVGNERFVTLVLAQLDPQARTLVYGSAGHPAGYVVDAAGQLKATLRSTG